Proteins encoded in a region of the Amyelois transitella isolate CPQ chromosome 9, ilAmyTran1.1, whole genome shotgun sequence genome:
- the LOC106134776 gene encoding uncharacterized protein DDB_G0287625 — translation MRIRGWHCYIVFNCALIIPCFYAKPVSLNEIIAAEKQKAQVSESTPNFKVKGLVGKPISLNAIIAAENQKTYESNPTTERKTKGTEVKLRKSKFELHGTTRMTKSKEAQVKSTPLIKQIASFKNNRANFESIRNRFKPQDILSKLRKKRKTKSNKREILHYEGVNSKYIPIFRNLNKFFGKVLHNDRSETNKIKKGKLKRDKIVTERNGMVCTCEQKFGFGRAEPLIKSRKKTIANAKTISTEISVPDSEAATETTTDSAMANIRGIGSNKNLPLLLSRDTSGSGRNHHGNSKRSSSTFHGNVKRNFTRNHGNSKHNSRIRENESYTESYEEDTDSFTRNRTSSSRFSRRNGNFTRSANDRKKTNEDIDFEENKKGKSRPNKEFNGQVEFQIRRNQTGSKIFLSEHVRGLRGHVPKDQIYANSEPIQSKEDHEKSNDNVTIDSASDQRIIDGSGPTSAKTKDVGTENITVISINDLLNSTLTLRFKNHKEGNVTIDSVNDQQGTGEIGSIYGKTEDISTEKLTVISKNDLSNSTLAVQSKDHEESNKYGTIDSTYYKQGTDEISPIYVKTEDITEKLAVISVKDVSNITLQFTGHVKNNDNITIESANNISDTDKSRPITTNTEDNNTDNLTLISINDLSNLTLALQSAPKGNLPVVTIFGGYSVAKDINGQNKLSEQSIHIHSS, via the exons ATGAGAATCCGCGGATGGCATTGCTACATAGTGTTTAATTGTGCCCTCATAATCCCTT GTTTTTATGCAAAACCAGTAtctttaaatgaaataattgccGCAGAAAAGCAGAAAGCCCAAGTATCAGAATCTACTCCTAACTTCAAAGTGAAAG GTTTGGTTGGAAAGCCGATATCTTTAAATGCAATAATTGCTGCAGAAAATCAGAAAACCTACGAATCGAATCCTACGACTGAACGAAAAACAAaag gaaCTGAAGTGAAACTGAGGAAGAGCAAATTTGAATTACACGGAACCACTCGTATGACAAAATCTAAGGAAGCCCAAGTAAAAA GTACCcctttaattaaacaaatagcTTCATTCAAGAATAACCGAGCTAACTTTGAAAGTATTCGAAATAGATTCAAACCTCAAGACATACTTAGCAAGCTTCGCAAAAAACGTAAAACCAAATCAAATAAACGAGAAATACTTCATTATGAGGGCGTCAATAGCAAATATATTCCTATTTTTAGAAATCTCAACAAGTTTTTTGGTAAAGTACTCCACAATGACAGAAGCGAAaccaacaaaattaaaaaagggaAACTTAAACGCGATAAAATTGTTACCGAAAGAAACGGAATGGTATGTACCTGCGAGCAAAAATTTGGATTTGGACGAGCAGAGCCTCTCATTAAATCGCGAAAAAAGACAATTGCTAATGCCAAGACTATCTCCACTGAGATCTCGGTCCCTGATTCCGAGGCTGCCACCGAGACAACCACTGATTCTGCCATGGCTAACATCCGCGGTATCGGATCGAATAAGAACCTACCCCTACTACTTTCAAGAGATACCTCTGGCAGTGGGAGAAACCATCATGGAAACAGTAAGAGAAGCAGCTCCACATTTCACggaaacgttaaaagaaatttcACCCGGAATCATGGAAATAGTAAACATAATTCCAGAATCCGAGAAAATGAATCCTATACAGAAAGTTATGAAGAAGATACCGACAGTTTTACACGAAACCGTACAAGTAGCAGTCGATTCAGCCGAAGAAATGGAAATTTTACCAGAAGTGCAAATGATAGAAAGAAGACCAATGAAGATATCGACTttgaagaaaacaaaaaaggtaAAAGCAGACCCAACAAAGAATTTAATGGACAAGTTGAATTCCAAATTAGAAGAAACCAAACaggaagtaaaatatttttatcagaaCATGTTAGAGGATTACGAGGACATGTACCCAAGGATCAAATCTACGCTAACTCAGAGCCCATACAGTCCAAAGAAGATCATGAAAAAAGCAACGACAATGTCACAATCGATAGCGCCAGTGATCAACGAATCATTGACGGAAGTGGCCCAACTTCCGCAAAAACTAAAGATGTTGGTACAGAAAATATCACagtaatatctataaatgatCTTTTGAATTCAACTTTAACTTTACGTTTCAAAAATCATAAAGAAGGTAACGTCACAATCGATAGCGTCAATGATCAACAAGGCACTGGCGAAATTGGTTCAATTTATGGAAAAACAGAAGATATTAGTACAGAAAAACTCACAGTTATATCTAAAAATGATCTTTCTAATTCAACTTTAGCTGTACAGTCCAAAGATCATGAAGAAAGTAACAAATATGGCACAATCGATAGCACTTATTATAAACAAGGCACTGACGAAATCAGTccaatttatgtaaaaacagAAGACATTACAGAAAAACTGGCAGTAATATCCGTGAAGGATGTTTCGAATATAACTTTACAGTTCACTGgtcatgtaaaaaataatgataacattACAATCGAAAGCGCCAATAATATAAGCGACACTGACAAAAGTAGACCAATTACAACAAACACAGAAGATAATAATACAGATAATCTCAcacttatatctataaatgatTTATCGAATTTAACTTTAGCATTACAGAGCGCCCCAAAAGGTAATTTGCCAGTGGTGACAATTTTTGGTGGATATAGTGTTGCAAAAGATATAAATGGGCAAAACAAATTATCAGAACAATCCATCCATATACACTCATCATAA